The segment CTCGACGACCTCGACCGGCACATTGTCGAGCCATTCGTTCGCGAACAGCAGCCCGGTGACCGCACCCGGCGCGGGCAGCTCGCCCCGCCAGTCGATCCGCGGGTCGAGCCCCTGGGGGCGCGCGGCGCGCTCGACGGCGTACGGGCGCACCCGCGCGGACACCTCCGTGGGCAGCGCGGCCAGCACGCCCGTGAGCAGCTCGCCGCGCCCCGCACCCACGTCGACCAGCGCCAGCTCGTCCGGCCGGCCGAGCGCGGTGTCGACGCGGCACAAGAGCGTGGCGACGGCGCCCGCGTAGAGCGGCGAGGCATGCACGGAGGTGCGGAAGTGGCCGGCCGGGCCGGGGCCGCCGGGCCGGGTGTAGAAGCCGTTGTCCGGGCCGTACAGCGCCCGCTCCGTGGCCTCGCGCCACCCGCACCACTCGTTCGTCATCTGCCCCACGGTACGGGCGGGCCCCGGCCGGGCCGGCGGCACGAGGTGCCGTGCGTCCAGCGGTCCGCCACATTTGATGCAGAGAGCCTCCACCTTGGGGAGTAGGCCCGGCGCCCAGGATCGCTCGCTCGGTTGACTCGTACACGTATCCAGAGTGCCTACGCTGGGTTACGTGCAGCGCCTCTACGACTTCCTCCGCAGGCACCCGACAGGGGTGGACACCTTCTGGGCCGTCCTCCTCTTCGGGTTCACCAGCCTGTGGGTCGCGTTCCGGTTCTCCGGTGCCGAGCAGCCCATCGCCGTGATCTTCACGATCGGCCTGTGCCTCGTTGTCGCGCTGCGCCGCAAGGCCCCGGTGAAGATGCTGCTGCTGACGGCCGCCATCGGCGTCGGCCAACTGGCCTTCAGCATCGGGACGTACCCCGGCGACGCCGCGATGTTCGTGATCACCTACACCGTCGCGTCCGGGCCCACGGTCCCCCGCTGGGCCTCCCGCTGTGCGCTCGTCGGCGCCATCTTCGGCCCCGCGCTCTCCTACTGGCGCTTCGGTGAGTTCGCCGAGGGCCAGAGGGTGGGGGCGAACCTGTTCGTCACCGTGCTGCTCACCGTGCCCTTCGTGCTGGCCTGGGTGCTCGGCGACTCGATGCGCACCCGCCGCGCCTACTGGGCACAGCTGGAGGAGCGGGCCGCCCGGCTGGAGAAGGAGCGCGAGGCGCAGGCCCGGATCGCGGTCGCGGCCGAGCGCGCCCGTATCGCCCGCGAACTGCACGATGTCGTCGCCCACAACGTCTCGGTGATGGTCGTCCAGGCCGACGGCGCCGCCTATGTGCTCGACGCCGCGCCCGAACAGACCCGGAAGGCCCTGGAAACGATCTCCGGCACGGGCCGCCAGGCACTGGCCGAAATGCGCCGCCTGCTGGGCGTCCTCCGCACCGGCGAACAGCCCGAGAGCGGCGAATACGTCCCCCAGCCGGGCGTCGAGCAGCTCACCGAGCTCATCGACCAGGTGCGCAGCGCGGGGCTGCCGGTCGACTTCCGGCGGGAGGGCGAACCCCGCGAGGTGCCCAGCAGCGTCGAACTGACCGTGTACCGCATCGTCCAGGAAGCGCTCACCAACACCCGCAAACACGGCGGCCCCGATGTCGGCGCGACCGTCCGGCTCTCCTACCGGGACGACGATCTCGATCTGCTCGTCGAGGACGACGGACGCGGTGCACAGCGCGAGCTCTACGAGGAGGGCGGGTCGGACGGCCTCGGCCATGGCCTCATCGGGATGCGCGAGCGGGTCGGCATGGTCGGCGGCACCCTGTCCGCGGGGCCCCGGCCGGGCGGCGGCTTCCGGGTCAGCGCCGTGCTCCCGTTGAAATCGGCCCGGTGAGGATGCCAACCGGCGCGGCCGGGACGGCGTCCTTGGGTGCGGACCACCGGCGCACCCGCCACCCGCATCCACCCCGTACGCTCAGCCCCACTCCTGTCCGAAGGGACCCTTGCACATGACCATCCGCGTGATGCTCGTCGACGACCAGGTGCTGCTCCGCACCGGTTTCCGGATGGTGCTGGCCGCTCAGCCCGACATGGAGGTCGTCGCGGAGGCGGGCAACGGTGTGGAGGCCCTGGAGGTGCTGCGCGGCGTCCAGGTCGACGTGATCCTCATGGACGTCCGCATGCCGCATCTGGACGGGGTCGAGGCCACCCGCCGGATCTGTGAGGGCGGGCAGAAGAAGGACGCCCCGAAGGTGCTCATCCTGACCACCTTCGACCTCGACGAGTACGCCTTCTCCGCGCTGAAGGCCGGGGCCAGCGGCTTCATGCTCAAGGACGTGCCGCCGAGCGAACTGCTCGCCGCGATCCGGGCGGTGGAGAGCGGCGACGCGGTCGTCGCGCCGTCCACCACCCGCCGCCTCCTCGACCGCTTCACGCCGATGCTGCCCGCCACCTCCGGCGAATCCTCCCGCCCCGAACTGGACCGGCTGACCGACCGCGAGCGGGAGGTACTGCTGCTGGTCGCCCAGGGCCTGTCGAACGGCGAGATCGCGGCCCGTTTGGTGCTCTCCGAGGCC is part of the Streptomyces platensis genome and harbors:
- a CDS encoding response regulator; this encodes MTIRVMLVDDQVLLRTGFRMVLAAQPDMEVVAEAGNGVEALEVLRGVQVDVILMDVRMPHLDGVEATRRICEGGQKKDAPKVLILTTFDLDEYAFSALKAGASGFMLKDVPPSELLAAIRAVESGDAVVAPSTTRRLLDRFTPMLPATSGESSRPELDRLTDREREVLLLVAQGLSNGEIAARLVLSEATVKTHVGRILTKLSLRDRVQAVVLAYETGLVRAGGSGA
- a CDS encoding sensor histidine kinase; amino-acid sequence: MQRLYDFLRRHPTGVDTFWAVLLFGFTSLWVAFRFSGAEQPIAVIFTIGLCLVVALRRKAPVKMLLLTAAIGVGQLAFSIGTYPGDAAMFVITYTVASGPTVPRWASRCALVGAIFGPALSYWRFGEFAEGQRVGANLFVTVLLTVPFVLAWVLGDSMRTRRAYWAQLEERAARLEKEREAQARIAVAAERARIARELHDVVAHNVSVMVVQADGAAYVLDAAPEQTRKALETISGTGRQALAEMRRLLGVLRTGEQPESGEYVPQPGVEQLTELIDQVRSAGLPVDFRREGEPREVPSSVELTVYRIVQEALTNTRKHGGPDVGATVRLSYRDDDLDLLVEDDGRGAQRELYEEGGSDGLGHGLIGMRERVGMVGGTLSAGPRPGGGFRVSAVLPLKSAR